A genomic stretch from Acinonyx jubatus isolate Ajub_Pintada_27869175 chromosome E2, VMU_Ajub_asm_v1.0, whole genome shotgun sequence includes:
- the LOC106981983 gene encoding KRAB domain-containing protein 5-like isoform X1, producing the protein MASSQTLLTFRDVAIEFSQEEWGCLNHSQRELFRDVMLETYGHLLFLGLIVSKPDLVIVLEQEEELWGVKRKETVASHSVVNGCFILDKLSYGIIVIIY; encoded by the exons atggccaGCTCTCAG ACACTGCTGACCTTCAGGGACGTGGCCATCGAATTCTCTCAGGAGGAGTGGGGATGCCTGAATCACAGTCAGAGGGAGCTGTTCAGGGATGTGATGTTAGAGACCTATGGACACCTCCTCTTCTTGG GTCTCATTGTATCAAAACCAGACCTGGTCATCGTTTTGGAGCAAGAGGAGGAGCTGTGGGGtgtgaagagaaaggagacagtaGCCTCACACTCAG ttgtCAATGGCTGTTTTATCCTGGATAAGCTGTCATATGGCATTATCGTCATCATCTATTAG
- the LOC106981983 gene encoding KRAB domain-containing protein 5-like isoform X2: MASSQTLLTFRDVAIEFSQEEWGCLNHSQRELFRDVMLETYGHLLFLGLIVSKPDLVIVLEQEEELWGVKRKETVASHSGLPVLC; the protein is encoded by the exons atggccaGCTCTCAG ACACTGCTGACCTTCAGGGACGTGGCCATCGAATTCTCTCAGGAGGAGTGGGGATGCCTGAATCACAGTCAGAGGGAGCTGTTCAGGGATGTGATGTTAGAGACCTATGGACACCTCCTCTTCTTGG GTCTCATTGTATCAAAACCAGACCTGGTCATCGTTTTGGAGCAAGAGGAGGAGCTGTGGGGtgtgaagagaaaggagacagtaGCCTCACACTCAG gacttccagtactgtgttaa
- the LOC106981983 gene encoding KRAB domain-containing protein 5-like isoform X3, producing the protein MASSQTLLTFRDVAIEFSQEEWGCLNHSQRELFRDVMLETYGHLLFLGLIVSKPDLVIVLEQEEELWGVKRKETVASHSGRWE; encoded by the exons atggccaGCTCTCAG ACACTGCTGACCTTCAGGGACGTGGCCATCGAATTCTCTCAGGAGGAGTGGGGATGCCTGAATCACAGTCAGAGGGAGCTGTTCAGGGATGTGATGTTAGAGACCTATGGACACCTCCTCTTCTTGG GTCTCATTGTATCAAAACCAGACCTGGTCATCGTTTTGGAGCAAGAGGAGGAGCTGTGGGGtgtgaagagaaaggagacagtaGCCTCACACTCAGGTAGGTGGGAGTGA